The DNA segment CGTCTTGCGCCCCTCCGCGTAGAGCACGCAGCCCTCCATCCCCAGGGCGGGCACCTGGAGCATCCCGGCGTCCGGCGCGTTGGCGGCGGTGGGCGTGGGGCGGGCGCTGGAACAGGCGGCGGACAGGAGGAGGCCCGCGACGGCGAGCAGGCGCGAAGACGGGCGCACGGTCAGTGGTCCAGGTCCAGCAACCGGGCCAGCGTCTTGGCGTCCGCGTCGGGGAAGCGGTACTGCCCCATCTCCTCCAAGGACACCCAGCGGTGGTCGTGCACGCGCAAGTGGTGGATCTCCGCCTCCGGCCGGCTCAGGCGGCAGCGGAACACCCGGAAGTCGATGTCATAGGTCGGGTACTCGTGATGGGTGTGCATCACCTGCTCGAGCACCTCGATCTGAACCCCCATCTCCTCCTGGAGCTCCCGGGCGAGCGCCACCGCGTCGTGCTCCCCCTCCTCCACGCGACCGCCAGGGAACTCCCACATCAAGGGGAGCGACGCGGTGGGGGGACGCTGGGTGATGAGGTAGTGACCCATCTCGTTCTGGAGCATCGCGCCGACGACTCGCACGTGACGACGGGTCATTCACTTCTCCTCGATTGGGGTCCCAAAGATGGACGACAGGGAGCGGCGGCCTAACACAGGCCCCGCCCGGCGCCAATGCGCAAGGCCCCCTTAGCAGGCAGCGTGCGCATGCCCGGGACGCGCGGCCACCCCCATTCCACCCCACCCTCCAGGGTAGGCCGGAGCCTTCCACGCGTCGGGAGCCCGCGCGGGAATGGGGCCGCGGCGGGGACCGGGCCTGGGGGTGGCGAGCTGTTGGGGACTTCACGCCTGGAGGGATCCGCCCCCTGGGGGGCCCACCGTCCATGAGGGGTGCGTGTGGGATTCAAGTGACGCGAGGGCCGGATGGCGCCATGCTCGGGGAATGACACAGAGTCGGAGAGAGCGGGCCGAAGCGCTTGGCGCGGCGCTGAAGGCAGCGCGGCAACAAGCGGGGCTCTCCATGGAGGAAGTCGCCGAGCATCTGGAACTGGGCGTGGAGGTCCTCGCCCGCGTCGAGCGAGGGGTGATGGTCCCCACCATCCCCACGCTGAGCCGGCTGTGCGCCCTGATGAAGCTGGATCCAGACAGCCTGCCAGACCTGCCGGAGCTGAGTGACTGACACGCCTGGCGGGCCGCCCTCCGGCCCGCCGGCGTGTCGCCCGCGCCTCAGCCCAGCCGCCCCATCAGGTGCGGCTTCCCCTCCTCCGACATCACCCGGAACGCCACGCCCGCGGACTCGCGAGCTGTCTGGAACGTCACGCGGGATGGAAGGAAGAGGGGCTTCTTGAACTCACACTCCAGGGCCAGCGCGTCCGCGTGGGCCACCTCGCCCAGCTCCGCCACGCAGCGCGCGAGCGTCCACATGCCGTGCGCGATGGCGCGAGGAAAGCCAAAGGGCTTCGCGCTGAGGCCGGTGAGGTGGATGGGGTTGTAGTCGCCGGAGGCCCGCGCGTAGCGGCGCCCGGTGTCGGCGGGAATCGCCCAGGGGGCGGGCCGGCTGGAGGCGAAGCGCGCGTCGACGGGCGGAGGCGCCTTGCGCGGGGCCTCCGCGTCCTTCTTCACGGCGTGACGGCGCAGCAGGGTGCTGACGGCCTGCCACAAGAGCTCCCCGGAGTCCTCCGCCTCCACGCGCGTCAGGAGGTCGAACTCCTGGCCCGCGGGCACCTCCCGCAGACCGTCGAAGCGGCAGGACACGGTGAGCGCGGCGGTGTCCGGCAGGCGGCGGTGCTGCTGGATGCGGTTGCGCACGTGAACCGTGCCCAGCACCGAGTACGGGAAGTCGGGCAGGCCCAGCAGGCCCAGGTGCAGCGGCGTCGCGAGCACCTGGGGGTAGGTCAGCGGCAGGAAGCCGTCGGCGTCGAAGCCGCACACGGCGCGGTAGCGCTCCAGCAGCACGGGGGACGCACGGCAGCCGTGCGCCCGCAGGGTCATGGCCGGAAGGGTCGTGCCCCGGGTCTTCCCGAAAGGAAGTGCCGCGCGCAGGAGCGCGGCGGGCATCGCCGGGAGCGAGTGCAGGTCGAAGATGGGAGCGGACATGGGGGGGATTCTCCGCCACCTGTCCGCTCCCCACGCGCGAAAAATCGGCTCAGCGGATCGCGAAACCCCAGGTGTAGGGAACGCCGCGATACTGGCAGGTGGTGCCGTTGCTCCTCGCCTCCACCTGCCCGGCGCGAACCAGACCTCAGCTCTTGAGCCCGTGGCGGCGCAGGAGCCGGTAAAGATAGACGCGGTCCATGTCCGCCGCCGCGGCGGCCTGGGAGACCTTGCCTCCGTGCAGCCTGAGGAGCGCTTCGATGTAGTCGCGCTCGAAGGCCTCCAGCGCCCGGCGACGGGACTCCGCGTACGTCAGCGAGGCGTCGACGGCGCGGGGGACCGGCGGCGACAGGGACCCCGCGTCGGGGGCCGGAGGCGGCAGCGCACTCTGGAAGACGAGGCAGCGCTCCAGATGGTTGCGCAGCTCACGCACATTGCCTGGCCACGCGGCGTGCTGGAGCCGGGTGAGGAAGTCCGGCGCCGTCAGCGTCGCCATCTGCTCGGGCGTGGCGCCCAGCCCCGCGAGGATGCTCTCGACGATGAGCGGGATGTCCTCCGGCCGCTCCCGCAGGGAGGGAATGGGGATGCCCACCACGGCGAGGCGGAAGTAGAGGTCCGCGCGGAAGCGGCCCTCCCGCACCTCCGCGCGCAGGTCGCGGTGCGTGGCGGCGATGACGCGCACGTTGACCGCCTGATAGGTGTTGGAGCCCAGCCGGCGGATCTCCCGGTTCTCCAGCACGCGCAACAGCTTGGGTTGCAGCTCCGCGGGCAGCTCCCCAATCTCATCCAGGAAGATGGTGCCGCCGTCGGCCTCCTCGAACGCCCCCACGCGCCGCTGGATGGCACCGGTGAAGGCCCCCTTCTCGTGGCCGAACAGCTCGCTCTCCAGGAGGTTGGCCGGGAGCGCGCCGCAGTCCACGACGAGGAAGGGCGCCCTCGCGCGCGCGCCCTCGCCGTGGATGGCGAGCGCGGCGCGGCTCTTCCCCGTGCCCGTCTCCCCTTCCAACAGCACCGTGGCGTTGCTGGCCGCGGCGCACGCCATGCGCTCGAAGCTGGCCCGCGCCGCGGCGGACGTGGCCACCAGCTCCCCGAACGCCGTCCACTCCGGCAGCGCGTCCTTCCGTGGCGACAGGAGGGTCCCCGTGCGCTCTGGGCGTGCCGCCGGCTCCGCC comes from the Corallococcus silvisoli genome and includes:
- a CDS encoding MaoC family dehydratase; its protein translation is MSAPIFDLHSLPAMPAALLRAALPFGKTRGTTLPAMTLRAHGCRASPVLLERYRAVCGFDADGFLPLTYPQVLATPLHLGLLGLPDFPYSVLGTVHVRNRIQQHRRLPDTAALTVSCRFDGLREVPAGQEFDLLTRVEAEDSGELLWQAVSTLLRRHAVKKDAEAPRKAPPPVDARFASSRPAPWAIPADTGRRYARASGDYNPIHLTGLSAKPFGFPRAIAHGMWTLARCVAELGEVAHADALALECEFKKPLFLPSRVTFQTARESAGVAFRVMSEEGKPHLMGRLG
- a CDS encoding helix-turn-helix domain-containing protein, with protein sequence MTQSRRERAEALGAALKAARQQAGLSMEEVAEHLELGVEVLARVERGVMVPTIPTLSRLCALMKLDPDSLPDLPELSD
- a CDS encoding sigma-54 interaction domain-containing protein, which produces MNLSNEESAVSRFHCEVKAERKGARARVQEERPGTLVDGVRWRQSRAQARTGSSLGYLPPRRGPRDDAPTEVVVEPVEGHGLSPAGLHPGGPRSPTEPGALAEHDASLSGSRTGPEVEHGEVRSGKPTGAEPAARPERTGTLLSPRKDALPEWTAFGELVATSAAARASFERMACAAASNATVLLEGETGTGKSRAALAIHGEGARARAPFLVVDCGALPANLLESELFGHEKGAFTGAIQRRVGAFEEADGGTIFLDEIGELPAELQPKLLRVLENREIRRLGSNTYQAVNVRVIAATHRDLRAEVREGRFRADLYFRLAVVGIPIPSLRERPEDIPLIVESILAGLGATPEQMATLTAPDFLTRLQHAAWPGNVRELRNHLERCLVFQSALPPPAPDAGSLSPPVPRAVDASLTYAESRRRALEAFERDYIEALLRLHGGKVSQAAAAADMDRVYLYRLLRRHGLKS
- a CDS encoding (deoxy)nucleoside triphosphate pyrophosphohydrolase yields the protein MTRRHVRVVGAMLQNEMGHYLITQRPPTASLPLMWEFPGGRVEEGEHDAVALARELQEEMGVQIEVLEQVMHTHHEYPTYDIDFRVFRCRLSRPEAEIHHLRVHDHRWVSLEEMGQYRFPDADAKTLARLLDLDH